The segment CGGGTCGACGGGGGGACGGCCGAGGTGCGGGCGTCCAGGAACGGCCGGGGGGACGGCCGCACGTACCGCGTATCGGCCCTCGTCACCGACGCGGCCGGGAACACCGCCCTTGGCGAGGCCGCGTGCGCCGTGCCCCACGACCAACGCCGCTGATCAGGGCCGCAGGAGTCCAGCGCTGCGGTTCCGGCACCGTGAAGGCAGTTCGGACGTCCGGACCCCCACCTCACGCTCAGCCAGCCGTCGCGCGCCGCGAACTGCCTACGTTGGTAGGCGCCTCCTCGCGCACGTGCGGCGGTTGTGGCCCTCGATCGCGGCCTGCAGCGGCCGCATCCGCCGCACGTGCAGCGATCAGACCCGGCGGAGGCGGAACTCGTTCCCGTCCGGGTCGGCCATCTCGACGTCGTCGCTTCGCGCCACGACGGAGGCGCCGAGGGACACCAGCCGCTCGACCTCGACGTCGAGGTCATCGGCGACCAGGACGAGGTGCATCCGGTTCCGGTCGGCGCGCTCGTTGAGCGGCGGGCCTCCCCAGGCGATCTTCATCCCGCCCTGCGGCGGCTGGATCGCGGTCTCGCCGTCCTCGTCGTGGACCAGCGGCCAGTCGAGGGCCGCAGCCCAGAAGAGGCCGACCTCGCGCGTGCCGTCCGCCGCCACCTCACCGAGGAACCCCATGCCGGCGAGCCAGTTGTTGGTCTCCTCGATCACGCAGAACTCGTTGCCCTCCGGATCGGCGAGGACGACGTGGTCCTCCTCGGGGAGCTGCCCGACGTCGAGGTGCGACCCACCCAGCTCGAGCACGCGGGCGACGTTCGCCTCTTGCGAGGCGGTGTAGCTGGTCAGGTGGAAGTGGACCTGGTTCAGCCGGGCCCGTGGGAGGTCCGCCGCCTCGAACGCCAGCCGCATCGGTGCATCGGCGTCCGGCCGCAGCTCGAGCCCCGAGCGTTGCCAGCCGAGCAGGTCGCCCCAGAACGAGGCGAGGGCCCCGGGGTCCGAGGCGAGGACGGTCAGCGCGTGCAGTCGGGCAGCCATCCGCCCAACCTAGGTCAGTTGATGATCTCGCCGCGCTCGTCCTCGAGGATCACCCGTAGCCGGTCGCGCCACGCCTGCAGGGCCTCCGGCGCGAGCCGGGGCCAGTCCTCCACCTCGGCGACGACGCGGATCGGCTCGGTGCTGCGGTAGGACCGCGTCGGGTTGCCGGGGAACTTCTTGTCGGTGACGTTGGGGTCGTCCTCGAAGGATCCGGTCGGCTCGACCTGGTAGACCCGGGGCTCGCCGTGGCCCGCCGCGAGCTCGGCGGCGAGGCCCGCGCCGTCGTGCAGGGCGGTGAAGTAGATGTGGTTCATCACGACCTCGGGCCGGTAGTTCGACCGGAAGCCCGCGGTCAGCAGGTCGCCCGGCTGCAGGTCGGCCTTGGTGCCGTGGAAGAACGGCCCGTCGTCCAGCACGTCGCTCACCGTCCCAGCCTAGGTGGACGCAGCCCTCCGAGCGCTGATGCCCTCAGTCCGGAGCACGCACCGGGTAGTGCCGGAAGAGTGCCTGGGCCACGCAGGCCGGACGCTCGACCCCGTCGATCTCGACCGTGAGGTCCACGGTCAGCTGCTCGCCGCCGCCGATGTCGACCACGTCGACGAGGTCGGCCCGCATCCGGATGGCGGAGCCGACGGGCACGGCGGTGGGGAACCGCACCCGGTTGTAGCCGTAGAACATCGCGTCCTCTCCCTCGGCGAAGCCGACGAGGGACGCGAAGAGGTGCGGGACCAGGCTCAACGTCAGGTGTGCGTGCCCGATGGGGCCGCCGAACGGTCCGCGAGACGCGACCTCGACGTCGTTGTGCGCCCAGTGCCAGTCGTCGACCGAGCGGGCGAAGGCGTCCACGCGATCCTGCCCGACGACCAGCCACTCGGAGGGGCCCACCGCGCGGCCCACCAGGGCGAGCACGTCCTCCGCGCTGGGTGCCACGACCC is part of the Nocardioides cavernae genome and harbors:
- a CDS encoding VOC family protein is translated as MAARLHALTVLASDPGALASFWGDLLGWQRSGLELRPDADAPMRLAFEAADLPRARLNQVHFHLTSYTASQEANVARVLELGGSHLDVGQLPEEDHVVLADPEGNEFCVIEETNNWLAGMGFLGEVAADGTREVGLFWAAALDWPLVHDEDGETAIQPPQGGMKIAWGGPPLNERADRNRMHLVLVADDLDVEVERLVSLGASVVARSDDVEMADPDGNEFRLRRV
- the arr gene encoding NAD(+)--rifampin ADP-ribosyltransferase; its protein translation is MSDVLDDGPFFHGTKADLQPGDLLTAGFRSNYRPEVVMNHIYFTALHDGAGLAAELAAGHGEPRVYQVEPTGSFEDDPNVTDKKFPGNPTRSYRSTEPIRVVAEVEDWPRLAPEALQAWRDRLRVILEDERGEIIN
- a CDS encoding MaoC family dehydratase, yielding MAGDRVVAPSAEDVLALVGRAVGPSEWLVVGQDRVDAFARSVDDWHWAHNDVEVASRGPFGGPIGHAHLTLSLVPHLFASLVGFAEGEDAMFYGYNRVRFPTAVPVGSAIRMRADLVDVVDIGGGEQLTVDLTVEIDGVERPACVAQALFRHYPVRAPD